The following proteins are encoded in a genomic region of Cryptomeria japonica chromosome 11, Sugi_1.0, whole genome shotgun sequence:
- the LOC131056544 gene encoding acid phosphatase 1, with protein MGKASFLPFILLLLLLLGLGKNASAARHSVNGCSAWRTNVESNNARGWKVVPPRCVSNVGEYMERGQYLLDFKIAIEQSLAYVKDLELRGDGKDAWVFDTDETTLSNLPYYRKHQYGGEAYNSTPFNAWVEEGTAPVLPSSLQLYNVLLMKGVKIFFITGRDEEYREVTTKNLMTAGYRKWSGIIMRGENDQGTTALEYKSGKRDELGKNGYRILGNVGDQWSDLTGTSVGSRTFKLPNPMYYIS; from the exons ATGGGCAAAGCCAGTTTTCTCcctttcatcctcctcctcctcctcctccttgggttGGGAAAAAATGCCTCTGCGGCTAGGCATTCTGTCAATGGGTGTTCTGCTTGGAGAACCAACGTGGAGAGCAACAATGCCAGGGGTTGGAAAGTGGTGCCTCCACGCTGCGTCTCCAACGTGGGGGAATACATGGAAAGGGGCCAATACTTGCTAGATTTCAAAATAGCCATTGAACAAAGCCTGGCTTACGTTAAAGATTTGGAGTTGCGAGGGGACGGCAAGGATGCTTGGGTCTTTGACACAGACGAAACGACATTATCAAATCTGCCCTATTACAGAAAGCACCAATATGG GGGAGAGGCTTACAACTCTACGCCGTTCAACGCATGGGTAGAGGAAGGAACAGCCCCAGTGTTGCCGTCATCGTTGCAGTTGTACAACGTTTTGTTGATGAAAGGCGTCAAAATCTTTTTCATCACCGGAAGAGACGAAGAGTATCGCGAGGTCACAACGAAGAACCTTATGACGGCCGGTTACAGAAAATGGTCAGGCATAATCATGAG GGGCGAGAACGATCAGGGAACGACAGCGTTGGAGTACAAGTCAGGGAAgagggatgagcttgggaagaacgGGTATCGGATTTTGGGAAATGTTGGGGACCAGTGGAGTGACTTAACTGGAACTTCTGTGGGCTCTCGTACTTTTAAGCTTCCTAATCCCATGTATTATATCAGCTAG